In bacterium HR17, one DNA window encodes the following:
- the pilT_2 gene encoding Twitching mobility protein, with product MALHLNDILTELVQRDGSDLHLKVGQPPFFRVHGRLTRTDYPTLTPDLIRELIYAILTDEQIRRLEERRELDMAYELPNISRFRVNLFHQQGYLGGVFRVIPSRIRTIDDLGLPQVLKQIALLRRGLVLVTGPTGSGKTTTLAAIVDYINEHRRAHIITIEEPIEYWHDDKLASITQREVGADTESFAEALRHVMRQNPDVILVGEMRDLETIALAITAAETGHLVFSTVHTIDAPQTIDRIIDAFDPDRQPQVRVQLSTTLQAVISQQLVPRCDRPGRVAAMEIMIVTPAVRSLIRQGRTDQIYSHIKAGSEIGCQMLDDHLFQLVKDGVVSFEDAFMKCSNPTEFKARMLDAGLITAEQAAAFATM from the coding sequence ATGGCGCTACACCTCAATGACATCCTGACGGAGTTGGTGCAACGGGACGGGAGCGACCTGCATTTGAAAGTGGGGCAGCCGCCTTTTTTCCGTGTGCATGGACGACTCACCCGCACCGATTACCCGACCCTTACCCCTGACCTCATCCGCGAACTGATCTACGCCATCTTGACAGACGAGCAAATTCGTCGGCTTGAGGAACGGCGCGAACTGGACATGGCGTATGAGTTGCCAAACATCAGCCGGTTTCGGGTGAACCTCTTTCACCAACAGGGCTATTTGGGCGGGGTTTTTCGGGTGATCCCCAGCCGCATCCGCACGATAGACGATTTGGGGTTACCGCAGGTGCTCAAGCAAATCGCGTTGCTGCGACGCGGGTTGGTGCTGGTGACCGGTCCGACAGGGTCAGGTAAGACGACGACTTTAGCCGCTATCGTAGATTACATCAACGAACACCGACGCGCCCACATCATCACCATTGAAGAGCCGATTGAGTATTGGCACGACGACAAATTGGCGTCCATCACCCAACGCGAGGTGGGAGCGGACACCGAAAGTTTCGCCGAAGCGCTGCGCCATGTCATGCGTCAAAACCCCGATGTCATCCTCGTCGGCGAAATGCGGGACTTGGAGACCATCGCCCTCGCCATCACCGCCGCCGAAACCGGGCACTTGGTCTTCAGCACCGTCCACACCATTGACGCGCCGCAAACGATTGACCGCATCATTGACGCTTTTGACCCTGACCGCCAACCGCAGGTGCGGGTGCAACTGTCCACGACTTTGCAGGCGGTCATCTCGCAGCAGTTGGTGCCGCGTTGTGACCGCCCTGGACGGGTGGCGGCGATGGAAATCATGATCGTCACCCCGGCGGTGCGCTCCCTTATCCGGCAAGGACGCACCGACCAAATTTACAGCCACATCAAAGCCGGGTCCGAGATCGGGTGTCAGATGCTGGACGACCACCTGTTCCAATTGGTCAAGGACGGCGTCGTCAGTTTTGAAGACGCCTTTATGAAGTGCAGCAACCCGACGGAGTTCAAGGCACGCATGCTGGACGCCGGTTTAATTACTGCGGAGCAAGCCGCCGCGTTCGCGACGATGTAA